GGTTCCGGTTCGACGGACACTCTCTCCGGTTCGACGGACACTCTCTCCGGTTCGACGGACGGCTCTCTCCGGTTCGACGGACACTCTCTCCGGTTCCGGTTCGACGGACACTCTCTCCGGTTCGACGGACACTCTCTCCGGTTCCGGTTCGACGGACACTCTCTCCGGTTCCGGTTCGACGGACGGCTCTCTCCGGTTCCGGTTCGACGGACGGCTCTCTCCGGTTCGACGGACGGCTCTCTCCGGTTCCGGTTCGACGGACGGCTCTCTCCGGTTGGACCGACTGTCGCCCGGTGACTGTTCCCTCTCTAACGTCAGAAGAACCAGTTCAGAACCAGTTCAGTCGATCCTGTTGTTTGCGCTTTGCCTTTGTTAATTTGGCGCGTTGGCCCCTCACGCACTTCCGTACGTGCTTACgtaaaaaacaaacgtgtgtttttattggttCCCACCGTGTTCGTCAGACTGTGACGTAGGACTTCGATgttatttagtttatttattattaattgtgagtttctttgaatcttttcatcaccatcattattgtcattattataattattgtcattattgtcattgtcattattattgtcattcttcttcttattattattattattagtgccTGAGCGCTAACAGGCGTCGCTGTTacataatatatgtattttatatattttataatttctaaagttcaaaacaaaaatacaacaacataaaaaaaagtgaattaattGGAAGGTCTGTGGAGGTTCACCTGGTCATATGTTTACATTAGAGGGAtcttaaataattaaattaacatatacaatacattctaataattatgaaaaatatttaatgtaattctATTGTAATATGTTCTTGGGGATAGTgataatttaaatttaaatattgccTTCACTGTGCTGCCAATTCATCATACTGATTTCATGGAGTTATTCTGTGATTAGAGCTTTTGATGCATCAAACagtttaacaaataaaaaatttgagCACATAAATAAAAGCATTCCCCTGGACTCTGGTATAGTGTCCATTCTAAATATGAATTGATGATTGCTAactaattaaaattaaaacttaattattgttatttatgtattcatatattGTAACACAttacattatcataataatgatgtgcatttctttgactttttattgGCACAGGGCAAGTGCATTTTCAGAATTATACAGCCAGGTGTCATGATGTCTGCAGTAATATTTAAACTGCCTTATGGGGCCTTGGTTGCAACTTGGTCAGAATAAGTAAGTATAAATGTAAGTATATATGTGATATAGTATATAAGTATTTACTTGGCAGCTAAAGGACAGATTTGACTAAGAAAGAAAAGCCAGGGCTCATTCCAGACTCAATCATTTTATCTGAAACAATATCTTAATTACCAATAATTTCTCAATCTGAATCTATACAGCCACCTATCtacaaaaaaagtataaatcaCCCCTTGAATTAATGTCATAAATAGTGTTGCACTGATCTGCACAAGACTTAATCTACTACAGCAAAAGTGGAATTTATCTAAAAACTATTTAATAACAAGAAAGTCTGACTgacagtttacacacacacacacacacacacacacacacacacacacacatcagagtcAAGAACATACAGATACCCTTGTATTTATTGGTGCGTTGGAAGCAGCACAAGAATACATCAACCACAATGAGGCAAGTCACGaagtattttttcactgcttcatgCGAAAGCAGAACACAATGATACACACTGACTTTGAACTAAGCATCTGTAGATTGCACCCATCTGTGTTTATAAGCCTGTACATTATGCAGCACTGGAAATATACACtgccacccccccacccccgtctcAGATGTTATCCAATTATTGCCCCATCTGTTTCTGTTGCATATTTGGCACGgtccctgttgttgtttgtgtactGACTCTCTGTCATCACAAACCTCATCTGTCCTTtgtactcacacacaaaataagcACTTGGACAACTGGCACGTCATGATCATGagcaacaattaaaaacaaaatgagagtTGTATTGTAGCTGTTATGACTTTTGCTGGTGTGCAGACCCTTCTCATATGCTTCTCATCCACTTGGATAGTGGAAGTGGGGTTTTAAACATAACCATTGCTCCACCGGGGACGATTTCCTCGTTATGGTAACAGTCTCTCCGCGACAGTCAAATGGCTTCGTTATCACGGTCAGCTTGTCCATGGCATTTTCCCCAGTACTGGGACAGTCTACAAATCTCCTGCAGGGGGCGGCAGCTCAGCACTCCTTCCTGGTCTTCAGCATCTTGCTGGCGTATTTGATAGGGATCCCCCAGCGTCTCATTAAATAGACATCAAACACATAGGCCATCCCTGGCTCCAGGCCCCCTATCACGGCTGTAGTGACGGCCCGCCGAGGATTCAGCTCCTGGAAATACTTGCAGAGAACTCTCTCGGTGTCGGAGCGGGACTCTGGCCCCAGACAGGGTGCCGTTAGACCTGATACTCCCCCGGCGTCAGGGTCACCGTTCCCCAGCTTTCTGCGGTACACGCAGTACAGGCTTCTTTCTTCTGTGCCCATCCAGGCCAGCGTGACACTGTTGCAACCGCGCAACCGGTTGAAGGATTTGATCTGCAAGGTGGAGGGCAGAGATGGGACCCCTCTGCGGTGGTAGGCAGAGGACGTCTGCATCTTGACCGAAGCCATCAGACCTCCTGGCAGAGCTAGGTCTGTAGAAGCAGAGCTGCTTTTGGtagtcccctctctctctaagtGGATGAGATAAGAAGGACTTCCGTGCAGCCAGATGTGTACTAACTCTCCCCCCACATCCTGCGAGGTCAAAACTTGACCTTTGCTGGACacggtgaccttgaccttttcGCCCCCACCACAGCTCTGCAATGTGAGGAGACCACTCTGCTGCCAACCCCGAGGACGGAAGTTGAAGAACTGCGCAGAGTTGGAGCCTCTGTCGTGGAAGGTCACCCACCTCAGCTCGCCCTCCCTCAGCGCAGTGGTGGACACACGAGCCTCCCCGTGCGTCCGGGCTAATGTCCCCTTGTACGCCGTGCTGGTGCCGTTCAGCCTGTCCATCACGAAGACGTCAAAGTAATACTGGGTGTCAGGCAGTAGCTCAGAGACGGTGCAAACACTCTCtgtcccctgacacacacactggaggtcAGCGTGATCATCGGTATGGGAAGAAGTTGGACTCTGGGGTTCAGGGTCCCACTGCTGCCACCACCACTCTTTCAAAATTGGCCACACTGtcactctccccctcctctccttcttctcttgtgtctggtctttctctttctcttgtctcATGCTCTCTCTGGCAGCACAGAGGCTGGGGTAGTTTTGCTGAGAGTTGACGAGGACGCAGTAATCGTAACTTTTCTGTGGGTGGGGGAGGCTGCTTACGGAGGCGCTGGGCGCCCAGCTGAGGGTGACACTGGTCATGCCTACACCTAATGTGTGAACTTGAGGGTCAGCTGGGAGCAGAGGGAAGGTGCCGGAGGGGCCGGGGCCGTCATGGAGGGACACCGTAGCTCTGGTGTTGTACTCTTTGGAGCGCAGCCTCAGGATGTAGACGGAAGCCTGTGGGTAGGAGGGACCCCTGTAGGTGTCTACTGCGTTGCCAGCGAAGCTGTGTATCTTCTCCTCAGTCCCAGGACCTCGCCACCACACCTCGGGCA
The sequence above is a segment of the Scophthalmus maximus strain ysfricsl-2021 chromosome 10, ASM2237912v1, whole genome shotgun sequence genome. Coding sequences within it:
- the ndnfl gene encoding protein NDNF — protein: MTLASLSWRLSAALALLCVSPWPQVHSALAPENEVPLRPTTWLPEGKLTSVTLPKGRTRRLYFTLKKKAPAMSLTVSPCDRPIEWSLAARTLKDKPLKNLQWSIKKSVPEVWWRGPGTEEKIHSFAGNAVDTYRGPSYPQASVYILRLRSKEYNTRATVSLHDGPGPSGTFPLLPADPQVHTLGVGMTSVTLSWAPSASVSSLPHPQKSYDYCVLVNSQQNYPSLCAARESMRQEKEKDQTQEKKERRGRVTVWPILKEWWWQQWDPEPQSPTSSHTDDHADLQCVCQGTESVCTVSELLPDTQYYFDVFVMDRLNGTSTAYKGTLARTHGEARVSTTALREGELRWVTFHDRGSNSAQFFNFRPRGWQQSGLLTLQSCGGGEKVKVTVSSKGQVLTSQDVGGELVHIWLHGSPSYLIHLEREGTTKSSSASTDLALPGGLMASVKMQTSSAYHRRGVPSLPSTLQIKSFNRLRGCNSVTLAWMGTEERSLYCVYRRKLGNGDPDAGGVSGLTAPCLGPESRSDTERVLCKYFQELNPRRAVTTAVIGGLEPGMAYVFDVYLMRRWGIPIKYASKMLKTRKEC